From the genome of SAR324 cluster bacterium:
CCCGCTGGAGGCTTCACAACAAAGATAGTGTACAGTCTGGGCAATTTCCTGCGGTTCAATCCGACGCTTGAGACTCTGGTGATCCAGAATGAACTTGGTATATTCCTCCAGCTTATGTGCCCAGACCTGACGTTCCAACTCAGTAGGAATGGCACCAGGACTGATCGCATTCACACGAATATTAAAAGGGCCCAGTTCACGGGCCATCGCCCGGGTCATGCCGACAATTGCTCCCTTGGAATGCACGTAAGGCACAAAATCACCCCAGCCTCCATTAAAGGTGATGCTGGCAATATTAACGATCCAGCCGGCACCCTTCTTCTTCATGCTCGGCACAATTGCACGGGCTAGTACAAAACCAGAGTGACTGTTGATGCGCTGTGTCCGCTCGAACTCTTCAATATCAGCTTCATCTAATGGTCCCAATGGATTGATACAGGCATTGTTAACGAGCACATCAATCGTACCGTGACGCTTCACCAGATCCTGAGCCAATTGATCAGTCGCCTGTAAGTCGTTCAGATCTCCAAGCACAAACTGGATACGCTGGGCTGCTGCACCAAGTCGTTCACCCAAACGCCCCAGCGTTTCTTCAGCCTTACTGCCATCCACATCAAGCATCAGTACGATGCCACCCGCTTGGGCCAGCCGTTCACAGATGAACTCACCGATACCACCAGCCCCACCTGTGACCAGAGCTACTCTGTCAACCATATCTGTTTGCATGTTCAAAAAGCTAAAGTCAAAGAATAGTAAAAAAATTTAATAAATATTCAAAGCTCATTCAGTGAATAATAAACTTATGAAAAGTAGTAAGAATGGGCGTTGGCGCCTAAGCATTGTTAAGTTTATGGATGAGTAACTTCAAGGAGATTTCTAACATCTTTTTGGATTTACTGTAACACAGCGTCCTACGGTGCAATCGGGCCAGGTAATGCCTGAGTCGACTATTGAGTGATTCGATCTGAGTCGTGAATGTCTTGCCTTGGTGATGTAAAGCTGTGGGGATCAGATGTTCATAGGTTTTGAGAAAGTCTGTGCCATAGCCCATGGTAGACAAGTCCCTCAATTGCTTGAAAAGCTCTCTAGCCGTCTTGATCGATCTACTACCACAGACAAAGCCAAGCACTTTGCCAACAGTAGAATCCAGCGCTACCCAGATCCAGCATTTAGGTTTTTTTTAGCGACAAAGCTGCAGAGTTCATCGACCTCAAGAAATGAGAAGCCCTTCGTCTTGAGTTAGTTGACTGGTAACTGCCCAGCATCCTGGACAAGCCAGTGAGAAACCGTTTTGTGATGCACCCCGAGGATTCTGCCAATAGCTCTGAACCCTAATCCTTTAAGGTATAGCTTTGGAGCCTGTTCTTTGAGGGCTGGGTCCTTGCCTCTGCGCATTGTCTGAAATGTTCGTCGACAAGCTTGGCAGCGGTAGCGTTGAGCCCTCGATTCTTACCAAAGAGGATGTAGTCTGGATGAGTGCAGTGAGGACATTGCATCGTTAAAACTCTAAATCGTGGAGATTACTTCCTTTGTCTAAACGATGCAAATGTACCAACCCAGAGAATTTAATTCTAGGAGAGATTAATATGACCAACTATGGAGAATGCTTATGAAGTAATAGTTTTAAAAGAAACATATATATCAAGATTTAAAAACTCATAGAGGAAATATGAAAGTAACAAGTAAAGTTCAAAAGACTTCACGTAGAACTTTTATCAAAAACACTGTTTTAACCTCAGCAGCAGTCATTAGCGCCCCTTACATTGCACGAAGCAAAGATATTGAAATATTACATTGGAGTTGGCTAGGTGCATCCGATGCGGCCGTATGGAAATCTTGTATTGATGATTTCAACAAAGCACACAAAGGCAAGGGTGTTCAGATCAGAATGGAAACAGTTGCAAATGAACAATATGATACAAAATTATTAGCATCAGCAGCAACAGGAAAAGCTCCCGACTTCGGTTGGCAATGGACAGGTTCAAAAGCAAAATGGGCAGCAGATGGCGTAATAATCCCAATGGACAAATATATTAAGAATACTGGATTAGATTTAGATGACTTTAGTTCGAATTCTTTAGACAAATGCAGATATCCTCAAGTGGATAATCAAATCTGTAGCATTCCAATGGACTTAATGACTCTATGCCCAGAAGTGAACATTGATCATGTCATTGATGCAGGTCTTAATCCTAATGAGCCACCCAATGATAGTAAATCTCTCATAGAGTGGGGTGTGGCAATGACAAAATATAAAAGTGGAAAGGTTAGCCGGTCAGGAATCATTCAAACAGGTTCATCGGTTCAACCTAATGTTACTTGGGGAATAGTGGCACATCAAATGGGATTTAAGAGAGCAAGTGATGATTTGAAAAATGCCTGTGAAAATCCAAAAGCTGGAATACTTGCAATGGAATGGGTGCTAAATCTATTTGATAAATATAAATGTTCAACAAGAGATATAACAGACAGATATAAGGCATTTGGTCAGGGGGAAGGATCGATTTTCTGGACTGGGCCATGGACACTTGCTGGATATGTTGAACAAGGGTTGAATTTTAGAACATATCAGTTTCCAAATGTAGGAGGTAATCATCTGAACTATTTCGAGGCAGGAAGCCTGGAGATGTACATTCAAAAGGATGAAGGAAGATATGAAGAAACAATGAAAGCAATAAAATGGTTATCAGATAATAGTTTCAAATGGACAACAGTTGGTCGGGGAGGCTCACCACGTAAATCAATTTTAAATCGCTCTGATTACAAATCAGCAGGTTACGGCTGGGATAAAAGAGGTGCATTCATTGATCAATTAGAGAACGCTACAATTGGAGAAATTCCAGTGAAGGCGGGTGGAGACTTTACAATATATTCAGGTGGAAATGGAATGGTGAAAATTCTTGATCCAGTTTGGGCTCTAGAAAAAAAACCTGAGGTCGCCATGGAAGAATTGGCAGCACTATGGCAAAAAGGATTAGATAAAGGATAAGATAATTGATTTTGGCACTGCTCCATTGAGGAGTGCCAAAAGAATCTTGAACAAGGTGATAGGTAATTATATAAAAAAAATCTTCGCTCACACTTCATCATTCAAAGATAAAGTAATTAAATAAGAAATATGACATAGACATATATGAAAGAATAATACTAAATATTTTCAAGGGTAATTAAAAAGCAAAATGATAAAAAAAATAGACTGGGTAGGTTATTTCTTCATCTCGATATTTGGGATACCTTTTCTATTATTTAACATTTTTCCAATTTTATTTGGAGCATACATATCATTTAATGAGTGGGGAATATTTGGAGATCCAGACTGGATTGGATTTGATAACTATATAAATTTGTTTGTAGATAAATATGCATTCATTGCTTTTAAAAATGTAATATTGTACGCATTAATAATTGTTCCATGTGTAACTATTTTAGGATTTTTTGCCGCATTATTTGTAAATAATGGATGGGTATTATCTGGTTTATCAAGAACATTCTTTTTTTCTCCTTATGCAGTTGCTGCAAGTGTAGTCGGATTAATCTGGGTTTGGTTACTAGATACCCAATATGGTTTAATAAATACATATTTAAATGCTTTAGGAATAGAAAATATTCCATGGTTGACATCAACAAATTGGGTATTAATTGGTGTAAGCATTGCTTCAATCTGGTGGGATCTGGGTCTAGCATTCATCCTATTTTTGGCAGGCCTACAAGACATTCCAAAGGATTTAATTGACAGTTCAAAGACTGATGGGGCAAATCCATTCCAAAGATTGATTTTTGTTGTAGTCCCATACATGAGACCAGTAATCAGTATGGTTATCACTTTACAATTAATTGCAACATTAAGAATTTTTAGTCAAATATTAGTGATGACATCTGGTGGCCCTGCAGGTGCCTCGTCATCACCGATATTTTACATATATACAACAGCAATTGAGAACCAACTATTTGGGTATTCATCTGCTGTATCAATGGTTCTTTTTCTTTTCATTCTTACTTTGACAGTATTAATGAGATTTGCGATAAGAGAAAGATTATAAATATTAAATGAATTATAAAATTAATCTAAATAAACTGAAAATCTCAAATATTCCTATATGGAGCATTGGTACGATAATAAGCATTATCTGGTTCATGCCATTCATATGGATGTTATCAACATCATTAAAATTACCAGAAAACGTTATAACAAAGGAAATCATCTGGTTACCTAAAGAAATAACATTCGGAAATTATGTAAGGATGTTAGAATTCCCAATAATTCGTTGGTTTTTAAACAGTGGAATACAAGCTATATGTGCAACAACCTTAACAGTCATTTCTGGTGCGATGGCTGGTTATGCATTTTCAATTTTAAAATTTCCAGGAAATAAAATAATTTTTTTGATTTTCTTAACCTCAATCATGATACCCCCAGAAGTCGCTTTAGTCCCTCTTTTATTGGCATTCATAAAAACAGGGTATGCTAATACATATATTTCCTTAATTCTTCCGACAATAGCAAATGTCTTCAGCGTGTATATTTTCCGTCAGTTTTTTATAAATCTCTCAAAAGAATTGATTGATTCAGCAAAAATGGATGGAGCTTCTCATTTAAGAATATTCTTTTCGATAGCATTTCCTATGGCAAGAGCTCCACTGATAGCAACAACAGTACTAATATT
Proteins encoded in this window:
- a CDS encoding SDR family oxidoreductase → MVDRVALVTGGAGGIGEFICERLAQAGGIVLMLDVDGSKAEETLGRLGERLGAAAQRIQFVLGDLNDLQATDQLAQDLVKRHGTIDVLVNNACINPLGPLDEADIEEFERTQRINSHSGFVLARAIVPSMKKKGAGWIVNIASITFNGGWGDFVPYVHSKGAIVGMTRAMARELGPFNIRVNAISPGAIPTELERQVWAHKLEEYTKFILDHQSLKRRIEPQEIAQTVHYLCCEASSGITGQNLSVDGGWWMH
- a CDS encoding carbohydrate ABC transporter permease; the protein is MNYKINLNKLKISNIPIWSIGTIISIIWFMPFIWMLSTSLKLPENVITKEIIWLPKEITFGNYVRMLEFPIIRWFLNSGIQAICATTLTVISGAMAGYAFSILKFPGNKIIFLIFLTSIMIPPEVALVPLLLAFIKTGYANTYISLILPTIANVFSVYIFRQFFINLSKELIDSAKMDGASHLRIFFSIAFPMARAPLIATTVLIFTLNWNNFVWPLLVTFEENMKTLPVGIAQFSPVTGSYTQEGYALKMAAVSCLALPSLLLFFFLQKYFITGLSQGSVKG
- a CDS encoding extracellular solute-binding protein; amino-acid sequence: MKVTSKVQKTSRRTFIKNTVLTSAAVISAPYIARSKDIEILHWSWLGASDAAVWKSCIDDFNKAHKGKGVQIRMETVANEQYDTKLLASAATGKAPDFGWQWTGSKAKWAADGVIIPMDKYIKNTGLDLDDFSSNSLDKCRYPQVDNQICSIPMDLMTLCPEVNIDHVIDAGLNPNEPPNDSKSLIEWGVAMTKYKSGKVSRSGIIQTGSSVQPNVTWGIVAHQMGFKRASDDLKNACENPKAGILAMEWVLNLFDKYKCSTRDITDRYKAFGQGEGSIFWTGPWTLAGYVEQGLNFRTYQFPNVGGNHLNYFEAGSLEMYIQKDEGRYEETMKAIKWLSDNSFKWTTVGRGGSPRKSILNRSDYKSAGYGWDKRGAFIDQLENATIGEIPVKAGGDFTIYSGGNGMVKILDPVWALEKKPEVAMEELAALWQKGLDKG
- a CDS encoding sugar ABC transporter permease translates to MIKKIDWVGYFFISIFGIPFLLFNIFPILFGAYISFNEWGIFGDPDWIGFDNYINLFVDKYAFIAFKNVILYALIIVPCVTILGFFAALFVNNGWVLSGLSRTFFFSPYAVAASVVGLIWVWLLDTQYGLINTYLNALGIENIPWLTSTNWVLIGVSIASIWWDLGLAFILFLAGLQDIPKDLIDSSKTDGANPFQRLIFVVVPYMRPVISMVITLQLIATLRIFSQILVMTSGGPAGASSSPIFYIYTTAIENQLFGYSSAVSMVLFLFILTLTVLMRFAIRERL